CGCACGACCACGGTGACTGCTACCATTCATTTGGGGAAATAAGCGAAGGCTCAACTTACTGGATGGGCCGTGAAACTGTCAAGAGAACGGCGACACAATCCGACCGGATACCGGCCGACCGGTGCTTGACTTAGTGGAGTTTCCTGCCCTACTATCCGCCCCATGTCGAACGGACCGACCACCCTCACACTCCACAGCATGGCCGATGTCTGGGATGTGTATCGTGAAGAACTCGAGGGGGTCGAGGATCAGATCCGGAAGAATCTCGACTCCAGCGTCGCCCTGGTTAATACCGTCGCTGCGCATATTCTGAATAGCGGCGGCAAACGGGTCCGCCCCCTCTTCGTGCTTCTCAGCGCTCACCTCTGCGGATACGCCGGTCAGGATCATCAAGCACTCGGCAGTCTGGTGGAATTCATCCATACCGCGACCCTGTTGCACGACGACGTCGTCGATGACGCCGATCTGCGCCGAGGCCGCCGTACCGCGAGCAAAGTCTGGGGCAACCAAATCAGCATTCTCGTCGGCGACTATCTCTATTCTCGCGCGATCTGCCAGATCGTCGACTTCCGCAACCAGGGCATCAACGAAGCCCTCTCGGAAGCCTGCCGGAAGATGGCCGAGGGCGAGGTCCTGCAGCTCTACTACAACGGCAATCCGCTGATGCCGGAGCCGGAATATCTCCGCATCATCGAACATAAAACCGCTGGGCTGATTGCGGCATCTTGCAAGATCGGCGCAATCGTGGCCGGAGCCACGGAAGAGTTACAGGAGGCGCTGTTCCGGTTCGGACAGCGGCTGGGCATCGCATTCCAACTGGCGGACGATACACTGGACTATACCGCCAACGGTGAGCATTTGGGCAAGACCCTTGGGCAGGACCTTCGGCAAGGCAAAGCGACACTGCCGTTGTTGCATCTCTTGCAGCACTGCTCGGAGCCGGACCGGCAGTTGATCAAAGACCGCATGGAAACCAGGACCTTGACCGACGAGGAACTCCGCCGCATCGTGGCCTTGATGCAGGAGTACGGGTCCATCGCCTACGCCATGGAACGGGCGCACGCATTTGTCGCCGCCGCCAAACGCGATCTCGATCTGTTCCACGACAACACCGCCAAGCGCGCCCTGTCCATCGCCGCCGACTATATGGTGACTCGCGACCGCTGAGTTGCCGCCGGCTGGATTCACAACGCCCACGCTCTGCTGACCGTACGTAGCCGTTCAGCGCCGGCGTCCATTCGCCGCCGGACGAACGGAGAGGGACAGTTGACCGCTCACTCTCTACAGCCAGTTGTGTGCACCGCGCGCACGCGAGAAAAGGATAGGAACCCGCATGGCACATATCATCCCCTTTCACGGCACCCTCTATAATCCGTCAACGGTCGGCGACGTCCGGCAGGTGGTCGCACCACCCTACGACATCATTGACAGTACACTGCAAAAGACGTTGTATGATCGCCATCCGAACAACGTGATCCGGCTGGAACTCGGCTACGAACAACCGGGCGACACGCCGGCAAGCAACAAATACACTCGCGCTGCTGGCGCGCTCAACGACTGGCTAAAAGCCGGGGCTCTCCGCAAGGATTCCCAGCCGTCCGTCTACTATCACACCATCGAATACCGGCCGCCCTATTCGGCGCCCGGGACGCCGACCAAGGTCTTCAAAGGATTTCTGTCCACGGTAGAGCTTGAGGAATTCGGATCGGGGAAAATTTACCCGCACGAAAACACCCGCGCCGCGGCGAAAACCGATCGGCTGAATCTCCTCGAAGCCTGCCGCGCCAACTTCAGCGCGATCATTTCATTGTATTCGGATCCCCAGAATGACGTGCTCGCCCTGCTCGAACAGTCGATCGGTGCGGAGAAACCGCGCATCGATTTTCAGGATGACGAAGGTTTCCGGCAACGGCTGTGGAGCGTCACCGATGCGAACGTGCTCGCAAAGGTCGTCCAGATCATGAACATGAAACAACTGTTTATCGCCGATGGCCATCATCGCTACGAAACGGCCCTCAACTATCGCCGCGCCAGACGGCAACAGGCAGGCGCGGCCACCTCACCGCAACCTTACGACAACGTGCTGATGCTGTTCGCCAGCCTGGAGGACAAGGGCCTGACCGTGCTGCCGACCCACCGCGTCCTGACGACACCGGTTCCCGCACCGAAGGATCTGCTGGGGAAGTTTGAGCCGGTATTCGACGTCACCGCGCTTCCCTTCCAAGCGGGCAATGAATCGCAGGTGCGCGCGCAGTTCATCGAACGGCTGCGCAACCAAGGGCAGTCCGTGCCGATGTTCGGACTCGCCCTGAAGAACGATTCAAACTATTACCTGCTAACCCTGCGGGCCTCCCATCGCCCTACGGCATCGACCTCGCCGCGTGATCGCCTGGATGTCTCGCTGCTTCAACAGCATGTGGTCTCCACCCTCTGCCCCACACAGCAGACACAGGAAGCAATACGGTATTCGAAGGATGACCACGAAGCCTTGGATTGGGTGCGGCAGGGCACCGGGACGGCCGCCCTCTTGCTCAATCCGACCAAAGTGGCCGAAGTCAAAGCCGTCGCCTCGGCGGGCGAGCGGATGCCGCACAAGTCGACCTATTTCTTCCCCAAACCGCTCACGGGCCTGGTCATGAATGTGATGGAGGGGTAACTCGCAGCCCTCGCCCTTCTCACTCGTAACACGATGACGAAAGCTAAGGTACTCATAGTCGACGACGATCAGGACATCGTGACGATGTTGCAGGATCGCCTCGACGCCGGCGGGTATCGGACCCTGACGGCCGCCGATGGTCAACGCGGCATCGAGCTCATCGAACAGGAATCCCCCAACCTCGTCCTGCTTGATCTCTACCTGCCCCGCCTCAAGGGCATGGACGTGCTCAAACGCATGGCGCAAAACAAGCAATGCGAGGACATCCCCGTGATCGTCATGACGGCTGCCGGAACCATCCCCGACGCAGTCGAAGCGATGCGCCATGGAGCCTACGATTTCCTGACCAAGCCGCTGGAAAAGGACCACCTACTGATCGTCATTCAGAAAGCGCTGGAACGAGACTCGCTCAAACGGCAGGTGGCCGCGCTCAAGTCGGACGTGCAGAACCGCTACGCCACCATCGTCGGAGACAGTCCAAAGATCAGGGGCATCATTGAATCGGCCCAGCGCGCCGCGAACTCGGATGCCAGCATCCTTCTGCTCGGAGAAAGCGGAACCGGCAAAGAACTCTTTGCGCGCTCCATCCACCAATGGAGCCCGCGCCAAGGCATGCCGATGGTGGTCATCAATTGCGTCGCGCTCACGGAAACGCTGCTGGAAAATGAACTCTTCGGCCACGAACGCGGCGCGTTCACCAGCGCCGACCGCTTGCAGAAGGGCAAGCTCGAGATGGCAGACGGCGGAACCGTCTTCCTGGACGAGATCGGCGACATGCCGTTGCCCTTGCAAGCCAAACTCCTGCGCGTACTGCAGGACAAGGAATTCCAACGGGTCGGTGGCACACGATCGATTTCCGTGAATATCCGATTTGTCGCCGCCACGAACAAAGACTTACGGCAGGCCGTGAAAGCGGGGCAGTTCAGGGAAGATCTGTTCTTCCGGCTCAATGTCGTCAGCTTTACGCTGCCGCCGTTACGGGAACGAAGCGAAGACATCGTGGGACTCGCGGAGTTTTTCCTCAAACGGCACGCCTACGAGGCCAAACGCCCCGGTGTGACGCTAAGCCCCGCGGCCAGGGCCGCGCTGACGCACTATTCCTGGCCCGGCAACATCCGCGAACTCGACAATGTCCTCTCACGCGCAGTCGTGCTGAGCCCGAATGACGTGATCGAGCCGGAATTTCTGGCCCTGACTCCCGAGGACGCGGCAGGTAAGGGCGGAGCAGATCATGCGCTGCCGTACATGAATCTCACCTACCATGAATCCATGGAAGCTCATAGCGCCTATATCATCGACCGGGCACTGGAAAAAGCGGCGGGCAATCAGACGAAGGCAGCGGAGTTTCTGGACCTGCAGCGAACGTATCTGGCGCGATTGATTAAGCAGCGCAAGCCTACTGCCGCCGAGTAGCCACTCCGGAGGCTGAAAAAGCCCGCCAGCTTCGTTCTCGCATCGCTCCGAAGCTCAACGTACCACAAGGGTACGCCTCGCCTCCTCGCATTGCTGCGGCCTTGCTGGACGAACTTTTTGAGCCTCCGGTTATCGTGAAAAACCAACCTTTCGAGCAGACAGACTGAGTCGTCCCGCCGCCGCGTCCTGCTCAACTTGTGCATACCGCTCTGGCGTTCCCACGTCGCTCCAAAAGCCATCGAAGTCGAAGCCCACGATTCGCTCCCCCTCCTGAATGCCCTGCACATAGGCATCGATGATCGAACATTCCTCGCCAGCAGGCAGGTACTTCAACAGCCGCGGATGGAGAATGTGGATACCCGCAAACATGCGCGCGGCCGTGGCGGTTGGTTCGGAGAGTCCGCGCCCCGTGATCCGCACTACTTCGGCGCGATCCGTCACTTCCACCAGTCCCCAGCGGGCTGCCTCAGGATCCTTGCGCAACACCAGAGTCGCAGCCGCCTGTTGCTCACGGTGGAACCTCATCAGTGCGCCGAGATCCAACTCAAACAAGGTATCACCATTCAGAATCAGCACCGGTTCACCGTTGAAGTGCGGCTCGGCCTGCTTGATTCCACCGCCCGTACCGAGAATGACCGGCTCGTGAGAATAGACGATTCGCATCCCGAACGCCCCACCGTCGCCCAGCGCCTGTGAAATCATCGTGCCGAGATGATGGAGGTTGATGACGACATCACGAATGCCATGCCGCTTCAGGAGCAGCAGATTCCAGACGATCATCGGCGTGCCGGCGACCGGGAGAAGCGGTTTCGGGGTGGTATCGGTGAGCGGCCGCAAGCGAGTGCCCAGGCCCGCGGCGAGGATCATCGCCTTCATACCGACCAGGCGTGAAAAGCGAAATGTGGAAGGGGGATCACGTGGTACGTTTTTCGTCTTAGGATGATTGCAGTTCGGCCACGTACGGCGCGAGATGCTGCCGGAGTGTGCCCAACTCGGGATATTTCGAAAGGTTCCGTCTGACGTAACCCAGCACTCGTGGAATATCGGCAAGAAACTTCGGGTTGTGTTTGACCCGATCAATATACACGAACCGGCCGGCGGCTTTGAGATTGCGCTGGATACTGGTCAGATCGAACAGACGGCGAAAGGCCGCGCGGTCACCAACCTTCACTCCCAGGCCCGCAAGGCGATCGAGAAAGTGCTCGACCAGTGCATCCACGACCGCATCATCCAATTCGATATACGCGTCCTTCAGTAGCGAGGCCAGATCATACGTGGCTGGCCCCATGAGTGCGTCCTGAAAATCGATGATGCCCATGCGCGATCCATCGACCATGAGGTTGCGGGAATGGTAATCGCGATGGACGAACACCTGCGGCTGTCCCGCGAGCAATTCGGCAATACGCTGAAATGCCGCGCGCACAGCCGCATCGTCCGCCGGCTTCATCGGTTGCCCCACACGGGCGGTAATGCCGTATTCGAGAAAGTGGTCGAATTCCCACATCAAGAGCGGCACATCGAAGCGCCGGTGGAACGCAATACAGCCCGGAGCTGGCGGTGTGGTGCCTTTGACTTGGAGAAGAGCCAGTTGATCGATCGCCTGGCGATACAAGGCCTCGAGCCTGGCACGGTCTTCGTGACGACAGGCTTCCGCCAACGTCAGGTCCCCGAAGTCTTCGAGATACAGCAGCCCGGCTTCGCGATCAAAGTAGTGCAATGTGGGAACGGTGACACCGGTCCGTTGCAGATGGGTCAACACATTGGTGAACGGCAATTCTGCGATCTGAGCAGACGCGCCGCTCACCGCCTCTTCGGATTTCTTGAATCCTTCCGGGTCGGCAAGCTGCATGAGAATCAGCGCCGAGGGCGTACCCTTCAGAGCAATGCGGAAATACCGGCGATTGGACGCATCACCGGCCAGCGCGCTGAGTGCGGTCATCTCACCACAAAAGGGCAATCGAGTGGCAACCGTCTGGGCGATACGTTCAGGATCAGGGGGAGCGAGCGGTGCCGCGGGCGCGGTTGGATTTGTCGTGGTCATACGATCGGCATTATAGCCAAACCCTCCCGAACTGCCAGCAGAAACTCACCTCCTGCAACATCTGCTGCACCCTCCGACACCGGCACAGCCCTCAGACGGTTGTCAGCCCTGCCCCAAGCCGCTATGCTGAGGCATCCAGCAAGGAGGCCCCATGCACTACGTTCACCTCGGCCGCTCCGGTTTGCGCGTCAGTCGCCTCTGCCTCGGCACCATGAATTTCGGCCCTCACACGTCAGAGCCCGACAGCTTTCAGATCATGGATCGCGCCCTCGACCTCGGCATCAATTTTTTCGACAGCGCCAATGTGTATGGCTGGAAGGTCGGAGAAGGCGTGACGGAACAGATTGTCGGCCGCTGGCTGGCTCAGGGCGGCGGTCGGCGTGAGAAGGTCGTGCTGGCCACCAAGGTGTATGGCCGCATGGGCGATTGGCCCAATCAATCGCGCCTCTCGGCGCGGCACATCAAACATGCTTGCGAGGGCAGCCTGCGGCGGCTGAACACCGACTATATTGACCTCTATCAGATGCACCATATCGATCGCGACTGTCCCTGGGAAGAAATCTGGCAGGCCATGGAGCAAATGTGCCGGGAAGGCAAAGTCCTCTACATCGGCAGCAGCAATTTTGCCGGCTGGCACATCGCCCAAGCGCAGGAGTTAGCACGATCACGCCATTTTCTCGGACTTATTTCTGAACAGAGCCTCTACAATCTCTTGGAGCGAACTGTCGAACTGGAAGTGATTCCGGCCTGTCAGGCTTACGGTATCGGTATCATTCCTTGGAGTCCCCTCGCTCGAGGCCTGCTGGGCGGCGCCTTGAGCCCGAGCACGAGCGGTCGCCGGGCGGAAGAGGACGTGCAAAAGGAGATAGCCACACATCGCCCTAAACTCGAAGCCTATGAGCAGTTCTGCCGGCGACATCAACTCGCGCCCGCAGCCGTGGCTCTGGCTTGGCTGCTGCACCAACCGGCCGTAACGGCCCCCATCATCGGCCCACGGACGACGGAACAGTTGACCAGCGCCGTGCAGAGCCTCGATCTTTCCCTCAGTCCAGAACAATGTCGGGAGTTGGAACAGATCTTCCCCGGCCCCGGCGGTGCGGCGCCAGAAGCTTATGCCTGGTAGTTATTCAACTGCAGCAACCGTAGGCGGAAGAAATTGCCGCCATGCTTTCGCAGGCAACCAACCGACCAGGAGAGAGTGAAGCGTGCTCCCCCAGTTCCATGCATCACGATCGCGCCTCCTGACTTGCCCTTTTAGCAGCGCCGTCAGCCACGACACATCTTCATCAAACAGGCCTGCACATCTCCTCCCTCCCCCTCCGCTCCAGGCATCCTCCTTGCGTATTCATCGACCCGTCCTACCCACCACCGCCACCAGCAGGAGGTCCCCATGTCGCCACACCTCACTCACGCCAAGCCAGGCGCAGGGATCGCCGCTTCCCCTGCCACCAAACCCGCCAATCTGATCTGTTCACACTGTCAAGGACACCTCGTCGCCGACCTGTATATTGACACCGTCGATGCGGGAGGCCACGTCTGGATCCGTGCGCTTCGATGCGTGCGATGTGGGAACGTCGAGGAAGCCGGGCGAACGGGGCTGGCCTCACAGACTCATGCAGGGAAAGGCGTCTGGAAACGAGAAGGAACAGCGCGGAAAGGACTGGATGACGAAATGATTGTGCTAGGAACGTGATCGTGCCCGGGCTTTCGCCCCATCGCATCGCTCCACCAGCGACCACCCCCAGCCCCCCAGGGTACCTCCCACCGTGTCGGCCACCAGATCGAGAAGATCCGCCTCGCGAAATGGCACAAACAGTTGATGGGTCTCGTCACTGAGACCGTACAGGGCCGCTCCGACCGCCGCCGCCAGCAACGCTCGCCGCGACAGCCATTCCCCCGCCGCATGACGACAGGCGCGGTATAACAATCCCCCCAACACACTGTACTCGAAGAGGTGGAGGACCTTGTCGGAAACTTTTTGCAGGAACGAGGCGAGGGATTCCGGCGGACTCGAGAGAGACGATCCGAAAAAAATCAGCCCTGCGTATACCGCCACCGGCCCCCAATATTGCAGGAGCGACATCGGCGTCACGAGCGCTCCCGTTCGGAGGTCGGAGGAAAGCGTCTGATCAGAGGCCATCGTGACGTCGTTTCTCAGTCATACATTGATTCGTTCTGACACAACCACTGACGATGCGCAATGATGGATGGGACTCATTTCGATCTTGCCGTTTCGTTGCAACCCTTATACCCCTATGACATACTGCCCCTGAGTCTGCAAGAAACTTCCCGATGAAAACCATTCAGCTCTGTTTTCTCTGGCATATGCATCAACCGTACTACACGGACCCGCTCACGGGGTCCGCGAGTATGCCTTGGGTCCGCCTGCACGCGACGAAGGCCTACTACGACATGGCGTTCCTGCTCGATCGGTTTCCGCAGGCCCGTTCGACGTTCAACTTTACCCCGTCCCTCCTGCTCCAATTGGAAGAGTTTTCCGCCGGCCGCGTGCGGGATCTCTTCCTGGAACATGCGCAACGTCCCGCAGCTGAGCTCACGCCAACGGAAAAGGCCTTCCTCATCCGCCACTTCTTTTCGGCCAACTGGGCCACCATGGTGCGCCCCTTTCCCCGCTACCAAGAATTACTGGTGAAACGCGGCCTCGATGTCCGGGGACAGGATTTGGAGCGTCTGGCGAAACAATTCTCCACGCAGGAGTTGCTCGACCTGCAGGTCTGGCACAACCTAGCCTGGTTCGGATATGGCAGCGTCGAACGGTTTCCGCGCCTCGCGGAACTGCGCGCAAAAAACAGGGGGTTCACCGAAGAGGACAAGCAGGACGTGCTGGCCTTGCAGCAAACGGCCATCCGGCAGATCATCCCCATGTACCGCGCACTGCAAGACCGTGA
This genomic interval from Nitrospira sp. contains the following:
- a CDS encoding sigma-54-dependent Fis family transcriptional regulator, giving the protein MTKAKVLIVDDDQDIVTMLQDRLDAGGYRTLTAADGQRGIELIEQESPNLVLLDLYLPRLKGMDVLKRMAQNKQCEDIPVIVMTAAGTIPDAVEAMRHGAYDFLTKPLEKDHLLIVIQKALERDSLKRQVAALKSDVQNRYATIVGDSPKIRGIIESAQRAANSDASILLLGESGTGKELFARSIHQWSPRQGMPMVVINCVALTETLLENELFGHERGAFTSADRLQKGKLEMADGGTVFLDEIGDMPLPLQAKLLRVLQDKEFQRVGGTRSISVNIRFVAATNKDLRQAVKAGQFREDLFFRLNVVSFTLPPLRERSEDIVGLAEFFLKRHAYEAKRPGVTLSPAARAALTHYSWPGNIRELDNVLSRAVVLSPNDVIEPEFLALTPEDAAGKGGADHALPYMNLTYHESMEAHSAYIIDRALEKAAGNQTKAAEFLDLQRTYLARLIKQRKPTAAE
- a CDS encoding DUF1015 domain-containing protein encodes the protein MAHIIPFHGTLYNPSTVGDVRQVVAPPYDIIDSTLQKTLYDRHPNNVIRLELGYEQPGDTPASNKYTRAAGALNDWLKAGALRKDSQPSVYYHTIEYRPPYSAPGTPTKVFKGFLSTVELEEFGSGKIYPHENTRAAAKTDRLNLLEACRANFSAIISLYSDPQNDVLALLEQSIGAEKPRIDFQDDEGFRQRLWSVTDANVLAKVVQIMNMKQLFIADGHHRYETALNYRRARRQQAGAATSPQPYDNVLMLFASLEDKGLTVLPTHRVLTTPVPAPKDLLGKFEPVFDVTALPFQAGNESQVRAQFIERLRNQGQSVPMFGLALKNDSNYYLLTLRASHRPTASTSPRDRLDVSLLQQHVVSTLCPTQQTQEAIRYSKDDHEALDWVRQGTGTAALLLNPTKVAEVKAVASAGERMPHKSTYFFPKPLTGLVMNVMEG
- a CDS encoding polyprenyl synthetase family protein is translated as MSNGPTTLTLHSMADVWDVYREELEGVEDQIRKNLDSSVALVNTVAAHILNSGGKRVRPLFVLLSAHLCGYAGQDHQALGSLVEFIHTATLLHDDVVDDADLRRGRRTASKVWGNQISILVGDYLYSRAICQIVDFRNQGINEALSEACRKMAEGEVLQLYYNGNPLMPEPEYLRIIEHKTAGLIAASCKIGAIVAGATEELQEALFRFGQRLGIAFQLADDTLDYTANGEHLGKTLGQDLRQGKATLPLLHLLQHCSEPDRQLIKDRMETRTLTDEELRRIVALMQEYGSIAYAMERAHAFVAAAKRDLDLFHDNTAKRALSIAADYMVTRDR
- a CDS encoding phosphotransferase produces the protein MTTTNPTAPAAPLAPPDPERIAQTVATRLPFCGEMTALSALAGDASNRRYFRIALKGTPSALILMQLADPEGFKKSEEAVSGASAQIAELPFTNVLTHLQRTGVTVPTLHYFDREAGLLYLEDFGDLTLAEACRHEDRARLEALYRQAIDQLALLQVKGTTPPAPGCIAFHRRFDVPLLMWEFDHFLEYGITARVGQPMKPADDAAVRAAFQRIAELLAGQPQVFVHRDYHSRNLMVDGSRMGIIDFQDALMGPATYDLASLLKDAYIELDDAVVDALVEHFLDRLAGLGVKVGDRAAFRRLFDLTSIQRNLKAAGRFVYIDRVKHNPKFLADIPRVLGYVRRNLSKYPELGTLRQHLAPYVAELQSS
- a CDS encoding aldo/keto reductase encodes the protein MHYVHLGRSGLRVSRLCLGTMNFGPHTSEPDSFQIMDRALDLGINFFDSANVYGWKVGEGVTEQIVGRWLAQGGGRREKVVLATKVYGRMGDWPNQSRLSARHIKHACEGSLRRLNTDYIDLYQMHHIDRDCPWEEIWQAMEQMCREGKVLYIGSSNFAGWHIAQAQELARSRHFLGLISEQSLYNLLERTVELEVIPACQAYGIGIIPWSPLARGLLGGALSPSTSGRRAEEDVQKEIATHRPKLEAYEQFCRRHQLAPAAVALAWLLHQPAVTAPIIGPRTTEQLTSAVQSLDLSLSPEQCRELEQIFPGPGGAAPEAYAW
- a CDS encoding NDP-sugar synthase — its product is MKAMILAAGLGTRLRPLTDTTPKPLLPVAGTPMIVWNLLLLKRHGIRDVVINLHHLGTMISQALGDGGAFGMRIVYSHEPVILGTGGGIKQAEPHFNGEPVLILNGDTLFELDLGALMRFHREQQAAATLVLRKDPEAARWGLVEVTDRAEVVRITGRGLSEPTATAARMFAGIHILHPRLLKYLPAGEECSIIDAYVQGIQEGERIVGFDFDGFWSDVGTPERYAQVEQDAAAGRLSLSARKVGFSR
- a CDS encoding VanZ family protein, encoding MASDQTLSSDLRTGALVTPMSLLQYWGPVAVYAGLIFFGSSLSSPPESLASFLQKVSDKVLHLFEYSVLGGLLYRACRHAAGEWLSRRALLAAAVGAALYGLSDETHQLFVPFREADLLDLVADTVGGTLGGWGWSLVERCDGAKARARSRS